Proteins encoded in a region of the Streptomyces liliiviolaceus genome:
- a CDS encoding ABC transporter permease — protein MTQATAPAASSSPPASPAAPKDGRTSERSLARRLAARPEIGALIAAIIVYIFFFAVASPFREASSLANVLYEASVMGIMALPVALLMIGGEFDLSAGVAVTTAALTASMWSFQLSMNVWTGVIVALVVALAIGAFNGYMLVRTGLPSFLITLGSFLILQGANLAITKLFTGNVATDSISDMDGFDQAKSIFASEIGIGGVDVKITVFYWLVLAALATWLLLRTKFGNWIFATGGSQESARAVGVPVTFTKIALFMGVGAGAWFVGMHILFSFNTVQSGEGVGNEFLYIIAAVIGGCLLTGGYGSAIGAVIGAFIFGMVSQGIVYANWNPDWFKAFLGVMLLLAALVNLWVRRQATRR, from the coding sequence ATGACCCAGGCAACGGCACCGGCGGCGAGCTCCTCGCCGCCGGCTTCGCCGGCCGCCCCCAAGGACGGCCGGACCTCGGAACGGTCCCTGGCCCGCCGCCTGGCGGCCCGCCCGGAGATCGGCGCACTCATCGCGGCGATCATCGTCTACATCTTCTTCTTCGCGGTCGCCTCCCCCTTCCGTGAGGCGAGCTCGCTGGCCAACGTGCTCTACGAGGCCTCCGTGATGGGCATCATGGCCCTGCCGGTGGCCCTGCTGATGATCGGCGGCGAGTTCGACCTCTCCGCCGGTGTGGCCGTGACCACCGCCGCGCTCACGGCGAGCATGTGGAGCTTCCAGCTCTCCATGAACGTGTGGACCGGCGTCATCGTCGCCCTGGTGGTGGCGCTGGCGATCGGCGCGTTCAACGGCTACATGCTGGTACGCACCGGACTGCCGTCGTTCCTCATCACACTCGGCTCGTTCCTGATCCTCCAGGGCGCCAACCTCGCCATCACGAAGCTCTTCACCGGCAACGTCGCCACCGACTCCATCAGCGACATGGACGGCTTCGACCAGGCCAAGAGCATCTTCGCCTCGGAGATAGGCATCGGCGGGGTCGACGTCAAGATCACCGTCTTCTACTGGCTGGTCCTCGCCGCCCTCGCGACCTGGCTGCTGCTGCGCACCAAGTTCGGCAACTGGATCTTCGCCACCGGCGGCAGCCAGGAGAGCGCCCGCGCGGTCGGCGTGCCCGTCACCTTCACCAAGATCGCCCTGTTCATGGGCGTCGGCGCCGGTGCCTGGTTCGTCGGCATGCACATCCTGTTCTCGTTCAACACCGTCCAGTCCGGCGAGGGCGTGGGCAACGAGTTCCTGTACATCATCGCCGCGGTCATCGGCGGCTGCCTGCTCACCGGCGGCTACGGCTCCGCGATCGGCGCCGTCATCGGCGCGTTCATCTTCGGCATGGTCTCCCAGGGCATCGTCTACGCCAACTGGAACCCCGACTGGTTCAAGGCCTTCCTCGGCGTCATGCTCCTGCTCGCCGCCCTCGTCAATCTGTGGGTCCGCCGCCAGGCAACCCGGAGGTAA
- a CDS encoding phytanoyl-CoA dioxygenase family protein: protein MSSTLSGPRTWLSVDDCDLDGFRELVERDTDPADYPYADTVERNVLLYDSESLRAEVRTPEGRRNVQAELVRALADGPGIAVFKGAFPDRGVLDRATGAFDALIAEQRASGAVAGDHFAKPGANDRVWNALEKAALLDPEAFVDYYANDILALVSLAWLGPGYQVTSQVNVVNPGGAAQTVHRDYHLGFLSNEVAAEYPAHVHRLSPVLTLQGAVAHCDMPVESGPTMYLPHSQKYEPGYLAWRLPQFHEYFEAHHVQLPLAAGDAVFFNPALFHAAGHNTSADIRRMANLLQVSSAFGRAMESVDREALANAVYPVLLARAAAGVGREFLDAVVAASAEGYPFPTNLDSDPPVGGLAPASQADLVRLALSEGWEAGRLREVLREAAARRAS, encoded by the coding sequence ATGTCCAGCACCCTTTCAGGACCCCGTACCTGGCTGTCCGTGGACGACTGCGACCTCGACGGATTCCGTGAACTGGTCGAACGGGACACCGACCCGGCCGACTACCCGTACGCCGACACCGTCGAGCGGAACGTCCTGCTGTACGACAGCGAGAGCCTGCGCGCCGAGGTGCGGACACCCGAGGGCCGGCGGAACGTACAGGCGGAGCTGGTCCGGGCGCTCGCCGACGGGCCCGGCATCGCGGTGTTCAAGGGCGCCTTCCCCGACCGCGGGGTCCTCGACCGGGCGACCGGGGCCTTCGACGCGCTGATCGCCGAACAGCGCGCCTCGGGGGCCGTCGCGGGCGACCACTTCGCGAAGCCGGGCGCGAACGACCGGGTCTGGAACGCGCTGGAGAAGGCGGCCCTGCTGGACCCCGAGGCGTTCGTCGACTACTACGCCAACGACATCCTCGCCCTGGTCTCCCTGGCCTGGCTCGGCCCCGGCTACCAGGTCACCTCACAGGTCAACGTCGTGAACCCGGGCGGCGCGGCGCAGACCGTGCACCGCGACTACCACCTCGGGTTCCTGAGCAACGAGGTCGCCGCCGAGTATCCGGCGCACGTGCACCGCCTGTCGCCGGTGCTGACGCTGCAAGGGGCGGTCGCCCACTGCGACATGCCCGTCGAGTCCGGTCCGACGATGTATCTGCCGCACTCGCAGAAGTACGAGCCCGGGTATCTGGCCTGGCGGCTGCCTCAGTTCCACGAGTACTTCGAGGCGCACCACGTGCAACTGCCGCTCGCCGCGGGGGACGCGGTGTTCTTCAACCCCGCGCTCTTCCATGCCGCCGGGCACAACACGTCGGCGGACATCCGGCGGATGGCCAATCTGCTGCAGGTGTCCTCCGCGTTCGGGCGGGCGATGGAGAGCGTCGACCGGGAGGCTCTGGCGAACGCGGTCTATCCCGTGCTGCTCGCTCGGGCCGCGGCGGGGGTCGGGCGGGAGTTCCTCGACGCCGTCGTGGCGGCCAGTGCGGAGGGGTATCCCTTTCCGACCAATCTGGACTCCGACCCGCCGGTCGGCGGGCTGGCCCCGGCGTCCCAGGCGGACCTTGTCCGTCTCGCGCTGAGTGAAGGGTGGGAGGCGGGGCGGTTGCGGGAGGTCCTGCGCGAGGCGGCAGCGCGCCGCGCCAGCTGA
- a CDS encoding ATP-binding cassette domain-containing protein, giving the protein MTDNTTSSDDATPVQDAPKDTPGDAQPIVRLRGAGKAYGNVRALHGVDLAVHPGQVTCVLGDNGAGKSTLIKIISGLHQHTEGEFLIDGEAVHLSTPREALDKGIATVYQDLATVPLMPVWRNFFLGSELTKGPWPIRRLDIAAMKQTADTELRAMGIVLDDLEQPIGTLSGGQRQSVAIARAVYFGARVLILDEPTAALGVKQSGVVLKYIAAARDRGLGVIFITHNPHHAYMVGDHFSVLRLGTMELSAARADVTLEELTNHMAGGAELAALKHELAQVRGVDVAGLPEEQDLQAPLAASKGKS; this is encoded by the coding sequence ATGACCGACAACACCACCTCCAGCGACGACGCCACCCCCGTCCAGGACGCACCCAAGGACACCCCCGGGGACGCACAGCCGATCGTGCGGCTGCGCGGGGCCGGCAAGGCGTACGGCAACGTCCGCGCCCTGCACGGCGTGGACCTGGCCGTCCACCCCGGCCAGGTCACCTGCGTGCTGGGCGACAACGGCGCCGGCAAGTCCACGCTGATCAAAATCATCTCCGGGCTGCACCAGCACACCGAGGGCGAGTTCCTCATCGACGGCGAGGCGGTGCACCTGAGCACCCCGCGCGAAGCCCTCGACAAGGGCATCGCCACCGTCTACCAGGACCTGGCCACCGTGCCGCTGATGCCGGTGTGGCGGAACTTCTTCCTCGGCTCCGAACTGACCAAGGGCCCCTGGCCGATCCGCCGCCTGGACATCGCGGCGATGAAGCAGACCGCGGACACCGAACTGCGCGCCATGGGCATCGTCCTGGACGACCTCGAACAGCCGATCGGCACCCTCTCCGGCGGCCAGCGCCAGTCCGTGGCCATCGCCCGCGCCGTCTACTTCGGCGCCCGCGTGCTCATCCTGGACGAGCCCACCGCCGCGCTGGGCGTCAAGCAGTCCGGTGTGGTCCTCAAGTACATCGCCGCCGCCCGCGACCGCGGTCTGGGCGTCATCTTCATCACCCACAACCCGCACCACGCCTACATGGTCGGCGACCACTTCAGCGTCCTGCGGCTGGGCACCATGGAACTCTCCGCGGCCCGCGCGGACGTCACCCTCGAAGAACTCACCAACCACATGGCCGGCGGCGCCGAACTCGCCGCGCTCAAGCACGAGTTGGCGCAGGTACGCGGCGTGGACGTGGCGGGGCTCCCCGAGGAGCAGGACCTCCAGGCCCCCCTCGCGGCGTCGAAGGGGAAGTCCTGA
- a CDS encoding TVP38/TMEM64 family protein, which produces MLDATTRSGGTATVSPPLPATELVPVEFTAAPTGLAARVTRALFSPWARLSLLVALLLSAAGTVLLFEPQRLLADGWPPQLTGAAAALVFAVAYGLCTVAFVPRPILNLGAGALFGSQLGLGAALAGTVLGAGIAFGLGRMLGQDALRPLLRGRWLKAADGQLSRHGFRSMMAARLFPGVPFWAANYCASVSRMGWFPFLLATGLGSIPNTAAYAVAGARASAPTSPAFLIAMAFIALPALAGAIVAWRKRHHLRAR; this is translated from the coding sequence ATGCTCGATGCCACCACCCGCTCTGGGGGCACCGCCACGGTCAGTCCCCCGCTCCCCGCAACGGAACTCGTCCCCGTCGAGTTCACCGCCGCGCCGACAGGCCTGGCCGCCCGCGTCACGAGAGCCCTGTTCTCGCCGTGGGCCCGCCTCTCCCTGCTGGTCGCGCTGCTGCTGTCGGCCGCCGGGACGGTGCTGCTGTTCGAGCCACAGAGACTCCTCGCCGACGGCTGGCCGCCCCAGCTGACCGGCGCCGCCGCGGCCCTGGTCTTCGCGGTCGCGTACGGGCTGTGCACGGTGGCGTTCGTGCCCAGGCCGATCCTCAACCTCGGAGCGGGTGCCCTCTTCGGCTCCCAGCTGGGGCTCGGGGCCGCGCTCGCCGGTACGGTCCTGGGGGCCGGGATAGCCTTCGGACTCGGCCGGATGCTCGGGCAGGACGCGCTGCGGCCCCTGCTGCGCGGTCGCTGGCTGAAGGCCGCGGACGGGCAGCTCAGCCGGCACGGGTTCCGCTCGATGATGGCCGCGCGACTGTTCCCCGGGGTGCCGTTCTGGGCCGCGAACTACTGCGCGTCCGTGTCCCGGATGGGCTGGTTCCCCTTCCTCCTCGCGACGGGCCTGGGCTCGATCCCCAACACCGCGGCGTACGCGGTCGCGGGGGCGCGTGCCTCCGCGCCGACGTCCCCCGCGTTCCTGATCGCGATGGCCTTCATCGCGCTGCCGGCACTGGCGGGAGCGATTGTGGCCTGGCGCAAGCGGCATCATTTGCGGGCGCGCTGA
- the tuf gene encoding elongation factor Tu codes for MPKTAYVRTKPHLNIGTMGHVDHGKTTLTAAITKVLAERGSGTYVPFDRIDRAPEEAARGITINIAHVEYETDTRHYAHVDMPGHADYVKNMVTGAAQLDGAILVVSALDGIMPQTAEHVLLARQVGVDHIVVALNKADAGDEELTDLVELEVRELLTSHGYGGDSVPVVRVSGLRALEGDPRWTEAIGALLDAVDTYVPMPERYVDAPFLLPVENVLTITGRGTVVTGAVERGTIRVGDRVEVLGAAVDTVVTGLETFGKPMEEAQAGDSVALLLRGVPRDAVRRGHIVAAPGSVVPSRRFSAQVYVLSAGEGGRTTPVATGYRPQFYIRTADVVGDVDLGAGAVARPGDTVTMTVELGRDVPLEPGLGFAIREGGRTVGAGTVTAVG; via the coding sequence ATGCCCAAGACGGCTTACGTGCGCACCAAACCGCATCTGAACATCGGCACCATGGGTCATGTCGACCACGGCAAGACCACCCTGACCGCCGCCATCACCAAGGTCCTCGCCGAGCGCGGCTCCGGCACCTACGTACCGTTCGACCGGATCGACCGGGCGCCGGAGGAGGCCGCGCGCGGCATCACCATCAACATCGCGCACGTCGAGTACGAGACCGACACCCGCCACTACGCGCACGTGGACATGCCGGGCCACGCCGACTACGTCAAGAACATGGTCACGGGCGCCGCCCAGCTCGACGGGGCGATCCTCGTGGTCTCCGCGCTCGACGGGATCATGCCCCAGACCGCCGAACACGTGCTGCTAGCCCGGCAGGTGGGCGTCGACCACATCGTCGTCGCCCTCAACAAGGCGGACGCGGGCGACGAGGAGCTGACCGACCTCGTGGAGCTGGAGGTCCGCGAGCTGCTGACCTCGCACGGCTACGGGGGCGACTCCGTACCGGTCGTACGGGTCTCCGGACTCCGGGCGCTGGAGGGCGACCCCCGGTGGACCGAGGCGATCGGCGCGCTGCTGGACGCCGTGGACACGTACGTGCCCATGCCCGAGCGGTACGTGGACGCGCCGTTCCTGTTGCCGGTGGAGAACGTGCTCACCATCACCGGCCGCGGCACGGTCGTCACGGGGGCCGTCGAGCGCGGCACGATCCGGGTGGGCGACCGCGTCGAAGTGCTCGGCGCCGCCGTGGACACGGTGGTCACCGGCCTGGAGACGTTCGGCAAGCCCATGGAGGAGGCGCAGGCCGGTGACAGCGTGGCGTTGCTGCTGCGCGGCGTCCCACGCGACGCCGTGCGCCGCGGACACATCGTCGCGGCGCCGGGCAGCGTCGTCCCCAGCCGTCGCTTCTCCGCGCAGGTGTACGTCCTGTCGGCGGGCGAGGGCGGGCGGACGACGCCGGTGGCCACCGGCTACCGGCCGCAGTTCTACATCCGCACCGCGGACGTCGTCGGCGACGTCGACCTCGGTGCGGGCGCGGTCGCGCGGCCCGGCGACACCGTCACCATGACCGTCGAGCTGGGGCGTGACGTGCCGTTGGAGCCGGGCCTCGGCTTCGCGATCCGTGAGGGCGGCCGCACGGTCGGCGCCGGCACGGTGACCGCCGTCGGCTGA
- a CDS encoding DNA alkylation repair protein, translating to MGVTASGTSDGRSGPPHSVLADTLLARLTVSYPAAADPERAVTAGAYMKDIAPFLGLTTPDRRALSRTVLRGTPVPDEADCTAVALRCWRLPEREYQYFAVDYLRRHVRRLSSGFLPVARHLVSTVPWWDTVDLLAAHVVGGLVAADPKLRADMDEWIGDDDLWVARTALLHQLRYKESTDAERLFSYCVRRSGHPDFFIRKAIGWSLREYAKTDPDAVRDFVARERDRLSPLSVREALKNIGA from the coding sequence ATGGGCGTCACAGCTTCCGGAACGTCGGATGGCCGTTCGGGGCCGCCGCACAGCGTCCTCGCGGACACCTTGCTGGCGCGGCTGACCGTCTCCTACCCCGCCGCGGCCGATCCGGAACGGGCCGTCACGGCGGGCGCGTACATGAAGGACATCGCCCCTTTCCTCGGTCTGACCACGCCTGATCGCCGCGCGCTCTCCCGCACGGTGCTGCGGGGAACTCCCGTGCCGGACGAGGCCGACTGCACGGCGGTGGCGTTGCGCTGCTGGCGGCTGCCGGAGCGCGAGTACCAGTACTTCGCCGTCGACTACCTGCGCCGGCATGTGAGGCGTCTCTCGTCCGGATTCCTGCCCGTGGCCCGTCATCTCGTCTCCACGGTCCCTTGGTGGGACACCGTCGACCTGCTCGCCGCCCATGTGGTCGGCGGTCTCGTCGCGGCCGACCCGAAGCTGCGGGCGGACATGGACGAGTGGATCGGGGACGACGACCTGTGGGTCGCCCGTACCGCTCTCCTCCACCAGCTCCGGTACAAGGAGTCCACGGACGCGGAACGCCTCTTCTCCTACTGCGTCCGCCGTTCCGGGCATCCCGACTTCTTCATCCGCAAGGCGATCGGCTGGAGTCTGCGCGAGTACGCCAAGACGGATCCGGACGCCGTACGGGACTTCGTCGCCCGTGAGCGGGACCGGCTCTCGCCGCTGTCCGTGCGCGAGGCGCTGAAGAACATCGGCGCCTGA
- a CDS encoding spermidine synthase, which yields MDEPIPVTRTVDHGTAKLMPDIDRERAWLLTVDGAPQSYVDLDEPTYLEFEYARRLGHVLDTVARPGLPLDALHLGGGALTLPRYLAATRPGSRQDVVEADRGLLDLVVEQLPVPEDAGIALHGADARAWLENAPADSADVLIADVFGGSRVPAHLTSVAYARETVRVLRGDGVYLANLADASPFAFLRSQLATFSTVFEELALIAEPGVLRGRRFGNAVLVASHRPLDTGALMRRTASDAFPARVEHGDTLRVFIGDAKPVRDEDAVPSPEPPSGAFSIG from the coding sequence GTGGACGAGCCGATACCCGTGACCAGGACCGTGGATCACGGGACCGCCAAGCTGATGCCGGACATCGACCGCGAGCGGGCCTGGCTGCTGACGGTCGACGGGGCGCCCCAGTCGTACGTCGACCTCGACGAGCCGACCTATCTGGAGTTCGAGTACGCGCGACGGCTCGGGCACGTCCTCGACACGGTCGCGCGGCCGGGTCTCCCGCTGGACGCGCTGCACCTCGGCGGCGGCGCGCTCACCCTGCCCCGCTATCTCGCCGCGACCCGGCCGGGGTCCCGGCAGGACGTGGTGGAGGCCGACCGCGGGCTCCTGGACCTCGTCGTCGAGCAACTGCCCGTCCCCGAGGACGCCGGCATCGCCCTGCACGGCGCGGACGCCCGCGCCTGGCTCGAAAACGCCCCGGCCGACTCGGCCGACGTCCTGATCGCCGACGTCTTCGGCGGCTCCCGGGTCCCGGCGCACCTGACCTCGGTGGCGTACGCGCGGGAGACGGTACGCGTCCTGCGGGGCGACGGCGTGTACCTGGCCAACCTCGCCGACGCCTCGCCCTTCGCCTTCCTGCGCTCCCAGCTCGCCACGTTCTCCACGGTGTTCGAGGAACTGGCGCTGATCGCCGAGCCGGGAGTGCTGCGCGGCCGGCGCTTCGGGAACGCGGTGCTCGTCGCCTCGCACCGGCCGCTCGACACCGGCGCCCTCATGCGCCGTACGGCCTCCGACGCCTTTCCGGCACGCGTCGAACACGGGGACACGCTGCGGGTCTTCATCGGGGACGCGAAGCCCGTACGGGACGAGGACGCGGTGCCGTCGCCGGAGCCGCCGTCCGGGGCGTTCAGCATCGGCTGA
- a CDS encoding MFS transporter, producing MKPAADSSARLHRPSWAGRNYTLLTAAAVVTNLGSQGALIAAAFAVLDEGGDGGDVGLVAAARTLPLVLFLLIGGAVADRLPRHRVMVAANTLNCLSQAAFAALVLAGEPQLWQMMLLTALGGTGQAFFAPAAEGMLLSSVSGKQANRAFAVFRLAMHGAGLGGAALGGVMVALVGPGWVLAVDALAFAVAGALRAFLDVGHIPPRVPGTGLLTDLRDGWREVVGRPWLWAIVAQFSVVVAVVGAAEAVYGPLVARDSLGGAGPWGLALAAFGAGTVGGALLMMRWKPRRLLLAGTLCVFPLALPSAALAVPAPVGVLCAVMFVTGVAIEVFGVSWMTALHQEIPEDKLSRVSAYDWFGSIAMVPLATALAGPAESLFGRPAALWGCAALVVVVTAAVLFVPDVRNLTRRTKEVTQGMPARTERASPAHSEN from the coding sequence GTGAAGCCCGCCGCCGACTCCTCCGCCAGACTGCACCGCCCGTCCTGGGCGGGCCGCAACTACACCCTGCTGACCGCCGCCGCGGTCGTGACGAACCTGGGCAGCCAGGGTGCGTTGATCGCGGCGGCGTTCGCCGTCCTGGACGAGGGCGGCGACGGCGGCGACGTGGGTCTGGTGGCGGCGGCCCGCACCCTGCCCCTCGTCCTGTTCCTGCTGATCGGCGGCGCCGTCGCGGACCGGCTGCCCCGGCACCGCGTGATGGTCGCGGCCAACACCCTCAACTGCCTCTCCCAGGCCGCCTTCGCGGCCCTCGTGCTCGCCGGTGAGCCGCAGCTGTGGCAGATGATGCTCCTCACCGCGCTCGGCGGCACTGGCCAGGCGTTCTTCGCGCCGGCCGCCGAGGGCATGCTGCTCTCCTCCGTCAGCGGCAAGCAGGCCAACCGCGCCTTCGCCGTGTTCCGCCTCGCGATGCACGGGGCCGGTCTCGGCGGGGCCGCGCTCGGCGGTGTGATGGTCGCGCTGGTCGGACCGGGTTGGGTGCTCGCCGTGGACGCGCTGGCCTTCGCGGTCGCGGGCGCCCTGCGGGCCTTCCTCGACGTCGGCCACATACCGCCCCGGGTGCCGGGCACCGGTCTGCTCACCGACCTCCGCGACGGCTGGCGGGAGGTCGTCGGACGGCCCTGGCTGTGGGCGATCGTCGCGCAGTTCTCGGTCGTGGTCGCCGTCGTCGGCGCCGCCGAGGCGGTGTACGGCCCCCTGGTCGCCCGGGACAGCCTCGGGGGCGCGGGGCCCTGGGGCCTGGCCCTCGCCGCGTTCGGCGCGGGCACGGTCGGGGGCGCGCTGCTGATGATGCGCTGGAAACCCCGCAGGCTGCTCCTGGCCGGCACGCTGTGCGTGTTCCCGCTCGCCCTGCCGTCCGCCGCGCTCGCCGTCCCGGCCCCGGTCGGCGTCCTGTGCGCGGTGATGTTCGTGACCGGTGTCGCCATCGAGGTGTTCGGCGTCTCCTGGATGACCGCGCTGCACCAGGAGATCCCGGAGGACAAGCTCTCCCGCGTCTCGGCGTACGACTGGTTCGGCTCGATCGCCATGGTCCCGCTCGCCACCGCCCTCGCGGGCCCGGCCGAGTCGCTCTTCGGACGTCCGGCGGCCCTGTGGGGCTGCGCGGCCCTGGTCGTCGTGGTGACGGCGGCGGTCCTGTTCGTACCCGACGTACGCAATCTGACGCGGCGCACGAAGGAAGTGACGCAGGGCATGCCGGCGAGGACCGAGCGGGCGAGCCCGGCGCACTCCGAGAACTGA
- a CDS encoding DUF4442 domain-containing protein has product MSIGEMLAATVPMVRTLKLEYLETTADRAVLALPDQSEYHNHVGGPHAGAMFTLGESASGAVVLAAFGDQLARAVPLPVTAEIAFKKLARGPVTATATLGRPAADVVAELDAGLRPEFPVAVAIRREDGAVTGEMTVVWTLRPNG; this is encoded by the coding sequence ATGTCTATCGGCGAGATGCTCGCCGCCACCGTGCCGATGGTCCGGACCCTGAAACTGGAGTACCTCGAAACCACTGCCGACCGGGCCGTGCTCGCGCTGCCCGACCAGAGCGAGTACCACAATCACGTGGGCGGACCCCATGCCGGCGCGATGTTCACCCTGGGGGAGTCGGCGAGCGGGGCGGTCGTGCTGGCCGCCTTCGGGGACCAGCTCGCGCGGGCCGTGCCGCTGCCCGTGACCGCCGAGATCGCGTTCAAGAAGCTGGCCAGGGGCCCGGTCACGGCCACCGCCACCCTGGGGCGGCCCGCCGCCGACGTCGTCGCCGAACTCGACGCCGGCTTGCGCCCGGAGTTCCCGGTCGCCGTCGCCATCCGGCGCGAGGACGGCGCCGTCACCGGCGAGATGACCGTCGTTTGGACGCTGCGCCCCAACGGCTGA
- a CDS encoding Gfo/Idh/MocA family protein, with translation MAGTLGVAVIGTGRMGADHVRRLHEVTSGARVAAVVDVDAERVKRIADGIEGCSAHTDPAAAMAADGVDAVLIASPGPAHEAALLAAFEHDLPVLCEKPLTPGSASALRVLEAEQRLGHRRVQVGFMRRYDAEYVKLKSLLDTGQLGRPLMLHNRHRNVATPPGFSTEMLINDSVVHEMDITRWLLGHEITAVTVLKPTPSGNAPEGLQDPQLVLFETAGGAIVDVEINVNCGFGYQVQAEVVCERGTARIGDGHSLVTNMAGRWGGTIAQDFTERFEDAYDRQMQAWVDATRRGEITGPTAWDGYATAAVCEAGVRAQREGGRVEVELTERPSFYA, from the coding sequence ATGGCGGGCACGCTCGGGGTGGCCGTCATCGGCACCGGCAGGATGGGGGCCGACCATGTGCGCCGGCTCCACGAGGTGACCAGCGGGGCCCGCGTGGCCGCCGTCGTGGACGTCGACGCGGAACGGGTCAAGCGGATCGCGGACGGCATCGAGGGCTGCTCCGCGCACACCGACCCGGCCGCGGCGATGGCCGCGGACGGCGTCGACGCCGTGCTGATCGCCTCCCCCGGCCCCGCCCACGAGGCGGCCCTGCTCGCCGCGTTCGAGCACGACCTGCCGGTCCTGTGCGAGAAGCCCCTCACGCCGGGCTCCGCCTCGGCGCTGCGCGTCCTGGAGGCCGAGCAGCGGCTCGGGCACCGCAGGGTGCAGGTGGGCTTCATGCGCCGATACGACGCCGAGTACGTGAAGCTCAAGTCGCTGCTGGACACCGGCCAGTTGGGGCGGCCGCTGATGCTGCACAACCGGCACCGCAATGTGGCGACCCCGCCCGGCTTCAGCACCGAGATGCTCATCAACGACTCCGTCGTGCACGAGATGGACATCACCCGCTGGCTGCTCGGCCACGAGATCACCGCGGTCACCGTGCTGAAGCCGACGCCGTCGGGCAACGCGCCCGAGGGGTTGCAGGACCCGCAGCTGGTCCTCTTCGAGACCGCCGGCGGCGCGATCGTGGACGTCGAGATCAACGTCAACTGCGGCTTCGGCTACCAGGTGCAGGCCGAGGTGGTCTGCGAGCGCGGCACGGCCCGGATCGGTGACGGGCACTCCCTGGTCACCAACATGGCGGGCCGCTGGGGCGGCACCATCGCCCAGGACTTCACGGAGCGCTTCGAGGACGCGTACGACCGCCAGATGCAGGCCTGGGTGGACGCCACCCGCCGCGGCGAGATCACCGGGCCCACGGCGTGGGACGGCTACGCCACGGCGGCGGTCTGCGAGGCGGGGGTGCGTGCGCAGCGGGAGGGCGGCCGGGTGGAGGTAGAACTGACGGAACGCCCGTCGTTCTACGCCTGA